From Lycium ferocissimum isolate CSIRO_LF1 chromosome 12, AGI_CSIRO_Lferr_CH_V1, whole genome shotgun sequence, one genomic window encodes:
- the LOC132039859 gene encoding exocyst complex component EXO70A1-like, which produces MQGIEKIKAAREILKCSIEKSRKLGVEINNKCWKLESCGQRLDFLATTLRNLACKCTLHKMSGHDFDRAIGPAASVVKIFDVICGLENSLSTDDPSDDILAYLTTLKWMEEALGLLTDNCKLVVSWLETSNCINSSVAESWYVVNVNKCLSILRELQATEERFRAKGGPLMTTLDKVEIEFGSTLTDIAPDDIQNVQAIIDRLAANNRLNKIMYIYVEVRSSNVRKALETLDLDYLEEISLTEFDSVLSVEPYINQWAKHLEFAVKYLFDIEHRLCIEVFQKAEFKDQCMDCFAKIAIQSGIHSFIKFGNTITKGKKEAVKMLKLLDMFASLNKLRSDFNRLFSGRACREIQTQTRDLIKKVVNGICEIFWELSLQVELQRPTSPPVDGNVPRLVNFVVEYCNQLLEDEYWSTLIQVVEIHQGWNHVSFEKGLLLNEMRSIISVIELNLENWANTYEDVSLSYLFLMNNHWYLCKYMRGTKLGEVMGHEWIRGHEEYMEYYETLYLKESWGKLPAFLNEEGLLLFPGGRAIDRQVVKKRINEFTEAFEEIYKKQSNWELCDKGLRWRVSQLVVHVIVPSYSSYLQNYVPSIEFEVASTADQHVKYTAETLGNMITCLFEPKVGKYGSATKCTELSGKHNSSIVANHLSSTPAAA; this is translated from the coding sequence AATGCACATTACACAAAATGAGTGGTCATGATTTTGATAGGGCCATTGGTCCTGCTGCATCTGTTGTTAAAATATTTGATGTCATATGTGGCCTTGAAAACTCTCTTTCAACTGATGATCCTTCTGATGATATATTAGCTTATCTCACAACACTCAAATGGATGGAAGAAGCACTCGGTTTACTCACCGATAACTGCAAATTAGTCGTTTCTTGGCTTGAAACCAGCAATTGCATCAATTCATCTGTTGCTGAAAGTTGGTATGTTGTGAATGTGAACAAATGTTTGAGTATACTTAGAGAATTGCAGGCTACGGAGGAACGTTTTCGTGCTAAAGGCGGGCCCTTGATGACCACTCTAGACAAGGTGGAGATCGAATTTGGGTCAACTTTAACGGACATAGCCCCTGATGATATTCAAAATGTGCAAGCTATTATTGACAGATTGGCTGCAAACAATCGACTTAACAAAATTATGTATATCTATGTTGAGGTTCGGAGTTCAAACGTGAGAAAAGCTTTAGAGACGCTTGATTTAGACTACTTGGAGGAGATATCATTGACAGAGTTTGATAGTGTTTTAAGTGTAGAGCCTTACATTAATCAATGGGCCAAACATTTAGAATTTGCTGTGAAATATCTGTTCGACATAGAACACAGGCTTTGCATTGAAGTGTTCCAGAAAGCAGAATTTAAGGATCAATGTATGGACTGTTTTGCAAAAATTGCAATCCAATCTGGGATTCATTCTTTTATCAAATTTGGCAACACAATtaccaaaggaaagaaagaagcaGTCAAGATGTTGAAGCTATTGGACATGTTTGCTTCTCTAAACAAATTACGGTCGGATTTCAACAGACTTTTCAGTGGAAGAGCCTGTCGAGAAATCCAAACTCAAACAAGGGATCTGATCAAGAAAGTTGTGAATGGGATTTGTGAAATATTTTGGGAACTTTCTCTTCAGGTGGAACTGCAAAGGCCAACTAGTCCTCCAGTGGATGGTAATGTTCCCAGGCTAGTGAACTTTGTCGTAGAGTATTGTAATCAGCTGCTTGAGGATGAATATTGGTCCACGCTTATCCAAGTTGTGGAGATACATCAGGGTTGGAACCACGTGAGTTTCGAAAAGGGGCTACTTTTAAATGAGATGCGAAGCATAATAAGTGTAATCGAGCTCAATTTAGAGAATTGGGCAAATACATACGAGGATGTTTCTCTTTCCTATCTCTTCTTGATGAATAACCATTGGTACTTGTGTAAGTACATGAGGGGAACAAAACTAGGTGAGGTAATGGGACATGAATGGATTAGAGGTCACGAGGAATACATGGAGTATTACGAGACACTTTATTTGAAAGAAAGCTGGGGTAAACTCCCGGCCTTTCTGAACGAGGAAGGCCTACTGTTGTTCCCGGGTGGGAGAGCCATTGATCGACAAGTGGTTAAAAAGAGAATCAACGAATTCACAGAGGCCTTCGAGGAAATTTACAAGAAACAATCCAATTGGGAATTGTGTGATAAGGGGTTAAGATGGAGAGTAAGCCAACTTGTGGTGCACGTTATCGTCCCTTCTTACAGTAGCTACCTCCAAAATTACGTGCCCTCCATTGAATTTGAGGTTGCTAGTACTGCTGATCAGCACGTAAAATACACAGCTGAGACTTTGGGAAATATGATCACTTGTCTATTTGAACCAAAAGTGGGAAAATATGGCAGTGCTACAAAATGCACAGAATTAAGTGGCAAGCATAATAGTAGCATTGTTGCTAATCACCTTTCCTCCACACCAGCAGCAGCATGA
- the LOC132039867 gene encoding ATP synthase subunit epsilon, mitochondrial-like, protein MASNAAAPFWRSAGMTYITYSNLCANLLRNCLKEPYKSEALSREKVHYTISKWENGKPQKPTIRSDTPEE, encoded by the exons ATGGCATCGAATGCAGCAGCACCATTTTGGAGATCGGCAGGCATGACTTACATAACATATTCAAACTTGTGTGCTAATTTGCTTAGGAATTGCCTTAAAGAGCCTTACAAATCCGAAGCACTGTCCCGTGAGAAGGTCCATTACACCATTTCCAAATGGGAAAATGGCAAACCTCAAAAACCTA CCATCCGCTCTGATACTCCTGAAGAATGA